A section of the Paenibacillus odorifer genome encodes:
- a CDS encoding LacI family DNA-binding transcriptional regulator: protein MANIKEIARMAGVSVTTVSRVLNNHPYVSEVKRTAVLTTIEKLNYTRNMNAVHLITGRTQAIAVIIPYTNLFYFSVIIAGLAQEALLAQYRLVLCQTDYRTEEEIKVLEMLRNKEIDGVVMVSSTMSSEAIEEYTAYGPIVVCQDRGERQFSSVYIEHYSAFRSGLQYLSDKGYSHIGYCEGRPHGSSSSIRQIAFRDFLAATDHPYIDEWMIYNCVTEEDGARVLHQLLQMKNRPDALIISAGDHIAAGLIIEAWKKGIRIPEDLAVIGFDDQPIGRTLGLTTVDNQLTEMGISAFRIIYDQIQRNDGQPVHRKLEYRIIERNTV from the coding sequence ATGGCTAATATTAAAGAAATTGCCCGTATGGCTGGTGTTTCCGTGACAACAGTCTCGCGGGTGCTCAATAATCACCCTTATGTAAGTGAAGTCAAACGAACCGCAGTTCTAACTACAATTGAAAAATTAAACTACACGCGTAATATGAACGCTGTGCATCTGATCACTGGGCGGACTCAAGCTATAGCTGTTATTATTCCGTATACCAACTTATTTTATTTCTCAGTCATTATAGCAGGCTTGGCTCAAGAAGCACTGCTGGCTCAATACCGGCTCGTTCTGTGCCAAACCGATTATCGTACTGAAGAAGAAATTAAGGTGCTTGAGATGCTGCGCAATAAAGAAATTGACGGTGTGGTTATGGTCTCTTCAACAATGAGCTCAGAAGCTATTGAAGAATATACAGCTTATGGCCCTATTGTGGTATGTCAGGATAGAGGAGAACGCCAATTTTCTTCTGTATATATTGAGCATTATTCTGCTTTTCGCAGCGGCCTTCAATATTTGAGTGATAAAGGTTACAGCCATATTGGCTACTGTGAAGGAAGACCACACGGCAGCAGCAGCTCTATCCGACAAATTGCCTTTAGAGACTTTCTGGCGGCTACAGATCATCCTTACATTGATGAATGGATGATCTATAACTGTGTGACCGAAGAGGACGGTGCCCGCGTACTACACCAACTGCTGCAGATGAAGAATCGTCCTGATGCCCTGATTATTTCAGCAGGCGATCATATAGCGGCCGGTTTAATCATCGAAGCTTGGAAAAAGGGTATCCGCATTCCTGAGGATCTGGCCGTCATCGGATTTGATGATCAGCCTATCGGCCGAACGTTAGGTCTGACCACTGTAGATAATCAGTTAACTGAAATGGGCATATCCGCTTTTCGGATTATCTATGATCAGATCCAGCGAAATGATGGACAACCCGTTCACCGCAAGCTTGAGTACCGTATTATAGAACGCAATACAGTATAG
- a CDS encoding MurR/RpiR family transcriptional regulator: protein MSPILHALEHEKAKLSQMERKLAERILSSPGEIVHMGITELAEQCGISPATITRFCKVLHFKGFPDFKVKLAAEIAHSDAAPQDGGSSYQDIVAGNPLSVIVEAMQTNHLTSIRDTTSLLDLERLQAAVNLLCQARRVDLYGMATSSIVAQDFYQKLIRIGVNCTAFADSHMQITSASSLSEGDVVFAVSYSGETPETIDALMCAKASGASTIALTSYGSSTLATLADIPLFSSSLEKGMRRGDMASRIAQLHIIDILFTGMVSTRFGDFIPRLEQSYLNVQQYRNKRGGQS, encoded by the coding sequence ATGTCCCCAATACTGCATGCACTCGAGCATGAGAAGGCCAAGCTCTCTCAAATGGAACGAAAGCTGGCTGAACGAATTCTCTCCTCACCAGGCGAAATCGTTCATATGGGCATTACAGAATTAGCAGAACAATGCGGAATAAGCCCGGCAACGATCACACGTTTCTGTAAGGTGCTTCATTTTAAAGGCTTCCCCGACTTCAAGGTGAAGCTGGCAGCAGAAATTGCTCATAGTGATGCCGCGCCGCAGGATGGTGGCTCTTCTTATCAAGATATTGTAGCAGGCAACCCACTCTCCGTGATTGTGGAAGCGATGCAGACGAACCATCTGACCTCCATCAGGGACACTACTTCCCTGTTAGATCTGGAGCGACTGCAGGCAGCAGTTAATTTATTGTGCCAAGCACGCCGCGTTGATCTATACGGGATGGCGACCTCTTCCATTGTTGCTCAGGATTTCTATCAGAAGCTGATCCGCATAGGCGTAAATTGCACTGCTTTTGCTGATTCCCATATGCAGATTACCTCTGCTTCATCACTCTCCGAAGGTGATGTCGTGTTCGCAGTATCCTATTCGGGAGAGACTCCCGAGACCATTGATGCCTTGATGTGTGCGAAGGCTAGCGGAGCAAGCACTATCGCACTAACCTCTTATGGCAGCAGCACCTTGGCTACTCTGGCGGATATCCCCCTATTCTCCTCATCTTTGGAGAAAGGTATGCGCCGGGGAGACATGGCCTCACGCATAGCTCAGCTTCACATCATTGATATTTTGTTCACTGGAATGGTCAGCACCCGTTTTGGGGATTTTATTCCTAGACTGGAGCAATCTTATCTCAATGTCCAACAATACCGAAACAAACGAGGAGGACAATCCTAA
- the nagB gene encoding glucosamine-6-phosphate deaminase, with translation MNILKFHSDEDFVQTGANLIASLLQSNPKAVLGLATGSSPVGVYAKLVEMHQKGLVSFSKATSFNLDEYIGLPVDHPQSYRSFMNEQLFNHIDIDPGQTHIPNGNAADMEAECLAYDKMLEENGPVDLQILGIGSNGHIGFNEPDANLSSKTHVVDLLDDTREANARFFDSLDEVPRQAITMGIGGILKARQILLLVRGAGKAEAIRNAVEGPITTQCPASLLQSHPNVIVLVDEGAGKWLK, from the coding sequence ATGAATATTCTAAAGTTCCATAGTGATGAAGATTTCGTACAAACGGGTGCGAATCTTATCGCCAGCCTACTGCAAAGCAATCCTAAAGCCGTGCTCGGTCTTGCGACCGGAAGCTCCCCAGTTGGTGTTTATGCCAAATTGGTTGAAATGCACCAAAAAGGACTTGTGAGTTTCTCTAAAGCAACTTCCTTTAATCTGGATGAGTATATCGGCTTGCCTGTCGACCATCCACAGAGCTATCGCAGTTTCATGAACGAGCAATTATTTAACCATATAGATATTGATCCAGGACAGACACATATCCCTAACGGAAACGCAGCGGATATGGAAGCAGAATGCCTTGCATACGATAAAATGCTGGAAGAAAACGGACCCGTTGACTTGCAGATTCTCGGTATTGGCAGCAACGGCCACATTGGATTCAACGAACCCGATGCTAACCTCAGCAGCAAAACCCATGTCGTTGACCTGCTTGATGATACCCGGGAAGCGAATGCCAGATTCTTCGACAGTTTGGACGAGGTACCTCGGCAAGCGATCACAATGGGCATTGGAGGCATCCTAAAAGCACGCCAAATTCTCTTATTAGTTCGTGGTGCCGGCAAAGCTGAAGCCATCCGCAATGCTGTTGAAGGCCCGATTACAACCCAATGCCCTGCATCCTTGCTGCAGAGCCATCCAAATGTAATCGTTCTCGTAGATGAAGGAGCAGGCAAATGGCTGAAATAA
- the nagA gene encoding N-acetylglucosamine-6-phosphate deacetylase, with protein MAEINKELEQLLFGKVLTPQGLIEHGVIAVSGEQIHYAGDAAWLPERYAHWPASGQATDLLIPGFVDVHVHGGAGHDFMYSDTESLNAITKFHSSQGTTTMLATTMTASKSAIDQVFSEVSAYRAAEMPYTQIAGMHLEGPFISPKWSGAQNPEHIVPANIEWLAQWENDYPGMIRQVTLAPEREGALEAILWLRKHGITAALGHTDASFEEVIAAADAGLNQAVHMFNAMTPLHHRKPGAAGAILFDKRIRAEIIADGIHVHPAAISILTRLKKENNLLLITDAMSATGLSDGEYTIGDLPVLVQNGIATLKDNPAALAGSTLTMIRGFRYLIQEVGLSLEEASRAASLTPAASIGMERSIGSLEAGKRGDILRLDAEFNICGVWIGGRPITTS; from the coding sequence ATGGCTGAAATAAATAAAGAACTAGAACAGTTGCTGTTCGGTAAGGTACTGACTCCCCAAGGTTTAATTGAGCATGGTGTGATTGCCGTATCTGGAGAGCAGATCCACTATGCTGGCGATGCGGCTTGGCTCCCAGAGCGTTACGCTCATTGGCCTGCCAGTGGTCAAGCAACGGATCTTCTGATCCCCGGATTTGTAGATGTACATGTTCATGGTGGAGCTGGCCACGACTTTATGTACAGTGATACTGAATCGCTGAATGCCATCACTAAGTTCCATAGTTCCCAAGGAACAACAACAATGCTGGCTACAACCATGACCGCTTCCAAGTCTGCTATTGACCAAGTATTCTCCGAAGTCAGCGCTTATCGTGCTGCTGAAATGCCTTACACACAAATTGCAGGCATGCATCTGGAAGGACCCTTCATCAGCCCGAAATGGTCCGGCGCACAAAATCCAGAGCATATTGTTCCTGCCAATATTGAGTGGCTAGCACAATGGGAGAACGATTATCCAGGAATGATCCGGCAAGTCACGCTTGCTCCGGAACGTGAAGGTGCCCTCGAAGCTATTCTCTGGCTGCGCAAGCACGGTATAACTGCAGCGCTCGGGCATACGGATGCTTCCTTTGAAGAGGTTATTGCCGCAGCAGATGCTGGACTTAACCAAGCTGTGCATATGTTCAATGCGATGACACCCCTACATCACCGTAAACCTGGAGCGGCTGGAGCTATTTTGTTCGATAAACGCATTCGCGCAGAGATTATAGCCGACGGGATTCATGTTCATCCCGCAGCCATTTCTATATTGACCCGTCTCAAGAAAGAGAACAATTTATTACTGATTACTGATGCCATGTCTGCAACTGGACTTAGTGATGGTGAATATACAATTGGTGATTTACCTGTACTCGTTCAAAATGGCATCGCCACCCTTAAAGATAATCCTGCTGCTCTAGCTGGAAGCACACTAACGATGATTCGCGGCTTCCGTTATCTGATCCAAGAGGTAGGACTCAGCTTGGAAGAAGCCTCCCGTGCTGCAAGCCTTACGCCAGCGGCGTCCATTGGAATGGAGCGTAGCATTGGTTCCTTGGAGGCTGGAAAACGCGGCGATATCCTGCGCCTTGATGCTGAATTTAATATTTGCGGCGTATGGATCGGCGGACGTCCAATCACCACTTCATAA
- a CDS encoding YhcN/YlaJ family sporulation lipoprotein translates to MLRSKISMSVSAALLLGLVSITGCGTNTAEKSNVQTNSVRGVNDGRIGVNSVHGGTHNITKMEVSQELADRIAAMPEVRSANVMLAGKSAYVAVTLNDATAGLRAKGTPSYRAKSSTTPHNYGPTGVMSGTGRVKIGRDGMNDTGAVTNGMNGALRGTVNTVPGTTSTGPATRNGINGMGNLGAGMLGTGTGTMGTGTTRNHTYNNGPLLNSDGSKHDVDMGMGKGMGTGMGMGMRSTTPSTHDTNYRSNSTHMYNTNSTNNSNNTNNTINTRETETVTKAIKDKIAAEVKKHDARIKDVYVSANPDFVERANVYAEEARAGHPIKGFVDEFRTMVERIFPTRNY, encoded by the coding sequence ATGTTGCGATCCAAGATCAGTATGTCAGTCTCAGCTGCATTGCTTCTCGGCTTGGTGAGTATTACAGGGTGTGGAACCAATACGGCAGAAAAATCTAATGTGCAAACCAATAGTGTCCGGGGAGTAAATGATGGGCGTATTGGTGTAAATTCCGTACACGGTGGCACGCATAACATCACTAAGATGGAAGTTAGTCAGGAGCTTGCAGACCGGATTGCTGCTATGCCTGAAGTCCGTTCAGCGAATGTAATGCTTGCAGGTAAAAGCGCGTATGTAGCAGTAACTTTAAATGATGCAACTGCTGGCCTGCGTGCCAAAGGGACTCCATCGTATCGGGCAAAATCTTCAACCACTCCTCACAATTATGGACCGACTGGCGTAATGTCTGGTACAGGAAGAGTGAAAATTGGCCGTGATGGAATGAATGATACTGGAGCTGTAACAAATGGTATGAACGGAGCCTTAAGAGGTACTGTAAATACAGTTCCTGGTACAACAAGTACTGGACCGGCAACCAGAAATGGAATCAATGGTATGGGTAATTTGGGAGCGGGTATGTTGGGTACAGGTACAGGTACTATGGGAACAGGTACGACAAGAAACCATACTTATAATAATGGTCCTCTGCTGAACAGCGATGGCTCGAAACATGATGTAGATATGGGGATGGGAAAAGGTATGGGAACTGGAATGGGCATGGGCATGCGCAGTACCACTCCTAGTACCCATGACACGAATTACAGAAGTAATTCGACGCATATGTACAACACCAATAGCACGAATAACTCAAATAACACAAATAACACCATAAATACAAGAGAAACAGAAACAGTTACCAAAGCAATTAAAGATAAAATTGCTGCAGAAGTTAAAAAACATGATGCGAGAATTAAGGATGTATACGTATCAGCAAATCCTGACTTCGTGGAACGCGCTAATGTTTATGCTGAAGAGGCTCGTGCTGGTCATCCGATAAAAGGATTTGTGGATGAATTCCGTACCATGGTTGAACGAATTTTCCCAACACGTAATTATTAA
- a CDS encoding glycosyltransferase family 4 protein — protein sequence MKVLFTFYVPSGGVETLNKLRCESLQRSGIECHVLYLMPGSGQNTTNFPVFVSSSDEEIKNLLDTHNYDAIIVTSDYLLLKRLRELGYRGIMIYESQGLGKRSHAETLIRDAVPYLRSYCNAVLIPPTDHLLELFIEICPWLHRYVIPNIVDVQSFQHIPAEPPANPVIAWVGRLESNKNWREYLRIAHEIRLYKPDLHLWMFHDPNLAAEDQKQSFQEELHALGLNDRLSTFTNIPNHVMPIYYSSIANSGGFLLATSITEGFGYAVAEAICCTCPVLSTDSDGVRSFIVHNVTGKFYPLGNIPTAVNEGLELMNNIPLREGLRQQGRGYMVSRFGTEKYAQSFREMMNSYAIF from the coding sequence ATGAAAGTTCTATTTACGTTTTATGTACCGAGTGGCGGGGTGGAGACATTAAATAAGCTGCGATGTGAAAGTCTCCAGCGAAGTGGGATCGAATGCCATGTTTTATATCTAATGCCGGGTTCAGGCCAGAATACGACCAATTTTCCGGTATTTGTCTCATCTTCAGATGAAGAAATTAAAAATTTGCTGGATACCCATAATTACGATGCTATTATTGTTACATCAGATTATTTATTACTGAAACGTCTGCGTGAACTCGGTTACCGCGGTATTATGATATACGAATCTCAAGGCCTTGGAAAACGCAGTCATGCGGAAACTCTGATCAGAGATGCTGTCCCTTATTTACGTTCTTATTGTAATGCGGTACTAATCCCGCCAACCGATCATTTGTTGGAGCTGTTTATTGAAATCTGTCCCTGGCTGCATCGTTATGTAATTCCGAATATTGTTGATGTCCAGTCCTTTCAGCATATCCCTGCTGAACCTCCGGCTAATCCGGTTATCGCTTGGGTAGGCCGGCTAGAGAGCAATAAAAATTGGCGGGAATACTTGAGAATCGCCCATGAAATTCGCCTTTATAAACCAGATCTTCATTTGTGGATGTTCCATGATCCTAATTTAGCCGCAGAGGATCAAAAACAATCCTTTCAGGAGGAGCTACACGCCTTAGGGCTGAATGATCGTCTAAGTACTTTTACCAATATTCCTAATCATGTAATGCCGATTTATTATTCCTCGATAGCCAATTCTGGTGGATTCCTGTTAGCCACCTCCATTACAGAAGGATTTGGATATGCTGTTGCCGAAGCGATTTGCTGCACTTGTCCAGTACTTAGTACAGATTCCGATGGTGTTAGATCCTTTATTGTTCATAATGTCACGGGTAAATTTTACCCGCTTGGCAATATTCCAACTGCCGTCAACGAAGGACTGGAGCTTATGAACAATATTCCTCTGCGAGAGGGTCTCCGCCAGCAAGGAAGAGGATATATGGTCTCACGCTTCGGAACCGAGAAGTATGCGCAGTCTTTTCGTGAAATGATGAATTCATATGCCATCTTCTAA
- a CDS encoding glycosyltransferase family 4 protein gives MKLIFPVLTLSRGGAQRMLAELANRLSEIGHEITILLPSDGVVEYEINCELRYAADDDLSASDFPVGDVIVSNFYTTVEVSQQASNEGKGIHIRLALCYEPTFLPDNSRSFASYSLTSNLLVLSRWQQEIVQMNHGIKGTIVPIGVNPVFRNLNIREPENKLVVSAVMRKPEGGFSGHREQDYLLEQLNRVRRLHPEVELYLIIPPGEFAESTTLQTLLMDERYHIRTPANDTELCYHYSESDIFVSSSTYDTGSLPGIEAMRCGAALVTVYSGGNMEYGRHGHNCLMSYRFENRLADDIITLIKDPDLRQRLARKGEQDSQHFTWEKSTQLFQNALFEIVARNS, from the coding sequence ATGAAATTAATATTTCCTGTTCTAACTCTATCTAGGGGCGGAGCACAACGGATGCTGGCAGAACTGGCTAATCGTCTGTCAGAGATCGGTCATGAAATTACGATCCTCTTGCCCAGCGATGGTGTCGTTGAATACGAGATAAATTGTGAATTGCGTTATGCGGCAGATGATGATTTGTCGGCCAGCGATTTTCCAGTGGGGGACGTGATTGTCTCCAACTTTTATACCACAGTCGAGGTATCGCAGCAGGCAAGTAATGAGGGGAAAGGGATTCATATTCGCTTAGCACTTTGCTACGAGCCCACTTTTTTACCTGACAATAGCCGTTCTTTTGCATCTTATAGTTTAACCAGCAATCTGCTCGTACTTTCCCGCTGGCAGCAAGAAATCGTCCAGATGAATCATGGCATTAAGGGGACAATCGTGCCCATTGGTGTGAATCCTGTTTTTAGAAACCTGAACATTCGTGAACCTGAAAATAAGCTTGTAGTTTCCGCGGTTATGCGAAAGCCGGAGGGAGGATTCTCAGGTCATCGTGAACAAGATTATTTGCTTGAACAGTTAAATCGGGTCAGAAGACTTCATCCAGAAGTTGAACTTTATTTGATTATTCCTCCTGGTGAATTTGCTGAGTCGACTACACTGCAAACTTTATTAATGGATGAACGATATCATATAAGGACTCCTGCAAATGATACTGAACTTTGTTACCATTATAGTGAGAGTGATATTTTTGTAAGCTCAAGTACGTATGATACGGGATCGCTACCAGGCATCGAGGCTATGCGTTGTGGAGCAGCACTCGTTACTGTTTACTCCGGTGGGAATATGGAATATGGCAGGCATGGCCACAACTGCTTAATGTCCTACCGGTTTGAGAATCGGCTCGCGGATGATATCATAACCTTAATTAAAGACCCGGATTTACGCCAGCGGCTGGCTCGTAAGGGGGAGCAGGATTCACAGCATTTCACTTGGGAAAAAAGCACACAATTGTTTCAGAATGCACTGTTTGAGATCGTAGCGAGGAACTCTTAG
- a CDS encoding glycosyltransferase family 2 protein — protein sequence MSEEPKVSVIIPFYNCSYVDLAIQSVLNQSYPNIELIVVDDGSTLWLEKLTPFRDRIIYIQKDNGGTASALNKGIEVATGTYFAWLSADDQFHPDKIKNQIEKLKSTGTLFNYTAYYYINEQGERISDTVSMLFSSRAHFIETMMLGCPVNGSTVLLHMDIFRAVGTFDEMLLYTQDYDLWLRILPHFSWSYIEHPQLDYRVHQEMGSVIHSEAQKREIELVQAKHHGVLSHLLLKERGE from the coding sequence ATGAGTGAAGAACCTAAAGTATCGGTGATCATCCCATTTTATAACTGTTCGTATGTGGATCTCGCCATCCAAAGTGTCTTGAATCAAAGCTATCCGAATATAGAACTCATTGTAGTCGACGACGGTTCTACCCTATGGCTGGAGAAGTTGACTCCCTTCCGTGACAGGATCATTTATATACAAAAGGATAATGGCGGGACGGCCTCTGCTTTGAACAAAGGGATAGAAGTGGCTACCGGAACGTATTTTGCCTGGCTCAGTGCAGATGATCAATTTCACCCGGATAAAATCAAAAACCAAATAGAAAAGCTCAAAAGTACGGGCACTTTATTTAACTATACAGCCTATTATTATATAAATGAGCAGGGAGAACGGATCTCAGATACGGTAAGTATGCTTTTTAGCAGCAGGGCCCATTTTATTGAGACTATGATGTTGGGTTGTCCGGTGAATGGGAGTACAGTTCTTCTTCATATGGATATATTTCGTGCTGTAGGAACGTTCGATGAAATGTTGTTATATACTCAAGATTATGATTTATGGCTGCGTATTTTACCGCATTTTAGCTGGTCTTATATTGAGCATCCGCAGCTTGATTATCGAGTGCATCAAGAGATGGGCTCAGTGATTCATAGTGAGGCGCAGAAAAGAGAGATAGAACTGGTACAAGCAAAACATCACGGGGTTCTATCGCATCTGCTGCTAAAGGAGAGAGGGGAATGA
- a CDS encoding class I SAM-dependent methyltransferase — protein sequence MYREIEVNDFLPVLLEQLKFCESILDIGSGTGTLLERYEAAVVLGLEIHRPYLLHRQYKAPHIIPVHADASHMDKLFLPKTFSAVTFIDSIEHFNKNEAKTLLGMAERIANNRVVVFTPRGFFPQEGMDHYHLQGEHYQKHRSGWEPEDFIALGYEVTVLKGFHHAQNPSFREAFGEDHAPVDALLACKTV from the coding sequence ATGTACCGGGAAATTGAAGTGAATGACTTTCTGCCAGTCTTACTGGAACAGTTGAAATTCTGCGAGAGTATTCTGGATATCGGCAGCGGCACCGGTACCCTGCTTGAACGATATGAAGCCGCAGTAGTGCTTGGATTAGAAATTCACAGGCCGTACCTGCTGCATCGTCAATATAAGGCACCTCATATTATTCCGGTACATGCAGATGCCAGTCATATGGATAAATTGTTCCTCCCCAAAACATTTTCAGCGGTTACCTTTATTGATTCAATAGAGCACTTTAATAAAAATGAAGCGAAGACACTGCTCGGGATGGCCGAAAGAATCGCCAATAACCGAGTAGTTGTATTTACCCCTCGGGGCTTTTTTCCACAGGAGGGTATGGATCATTATCATTTGCAGGGGGAGCATTATCAAAAGCACCGGAGCGGATGGGAGCCGGAGGATTTTATTGCACTGGGGTATGAGGTAACGGTACTGAAAGGCTTCCATCATGCCCAAAACCCATCGTTTCGAGAAGCGTTCGGTGAAGACCATGCACCAGTAGATGCCTTGCTTGCTTGTAAAACAGTATAA
- a CDS encoding glycosyltransferase, with product MRPKVSVVIPFYNCPYIEHALQSALSQSWEPYEIIIVDDGSHAHSNLITPYLSRIHYLGKGNGGTASALNHGILNATGDYVVWLSSDDLFYRDKINNQVLFMEQNHLLISYTNFNYINAQSQLVQLNAAPLFPSHLDYLRCFLHGNPINGCTVMFKREVFGAIGLFDESLPYTHDYDLWFRAILNGYPPVMLNQSLTAYRTHDGMGTIKYFDVIMAEAAATNARYKNSLQHLISSMGG from the coding sequence ATGAGACCGAAGGTTTCGGTAGTGATTCCTTTTTATAATTGTCCTTATATTGAACACGCCCTGCAAAGTGCGCTCTCCCAGTCTTGGGAACCTTACGAGATCATTATTGTCGATGACGGCTCGCACGCTCATAGCAATCTAATTACACCGTATCTCTCCCGAATTCATTATTTGGGCAAAGGCAACGGGGGAACCGCCTCCGCACTGAATCACGGCATTTTGAATGCAACAGGGGACTATGTGGTCTGGCTTAGTTCAGACGATTTATTTTATCGGGATAAGATCAACAATCAGGTTCTGTTCATGGAGCAGAACCACTTGTTAATCTCCTATACCAACTTTAATTATATTAACGCTCAATCGCAGCTGGTTCAGCTGAATGCTGCGCCATTGTTTCCTAGTCACCTGGATTACTTACGTTGTTTTTTACACGGTAATCCCATTAATGGCTGTACGGTGATGTTTAAACGAGAGGTGTTTGGAGCCATAGGGCTTTTTGATGAATCACTTCCTTACACACATGATTATGACTTATGGTTCCGCGCCATTCTGAACGGATATCCACCTGTGATGTTGAATCAATCACTTACAGCTTACCGGACTCATGATGGCATGGGAACGATCAAATATTTTGATGTAATTATGGCAGAGGCAGCTGCGACCAATGCCCGCTACAAGAATTCGCTGCAGCACTTGATTTCTTCTATGGGGGGCTGA
- a CDS encoding NAD-dependent epimerase/dehydratase family protein — protein MTGQRLLITGAGGFTGQHAVRLFSAGGAEVIAVLRPQSTAASTLFPEGVKIYVCDLSDRKAVAEMIKQTAPDAVLHLAGKNSVPESWLNPLLYMETNVMATLYLLEAMRSLPSSRILVAGSRLKFKPGVVAGPPHPYSLSKTIEELVSLAWGTLFKQPILLAEPCNLIGPGPSTGFCSLLAQHIVRSEVQPDEEIPPFKLSSRYALRDFLDVRDAVRAYDYILRKGTNGTIYRIDSGKQRELGEIAEQLLSHSVGPVPMDWGPADAERAISEIAATADKKVHSEASTPEADVSSLGWRPEIGLSQSLMDILNYYRVNGEGRLL, from the coding sequence ATGACAGGGCAAAGACTTCTGATTACCGGAGCCGGTGGATTCACCGGGCAACATGCGGTTCGATTATTTTCGGCAGGAGGGGCTGAGGTTATCGCTGTATTGCGGCCGCAATCGACAGCTGCCTCCACTCTTTTTCCAGAAGGAGTAAAGATATATGTTTGTGATTTAAGTGACCGGAAAGCAGTAGCTGAGATGATCAAGCAAACTGCGCCGGACGCTGTCCTTCATTTGGCTGGGAAGAACTCCGTACCCGAGTCATGGCTTAATCCCTTGCTTTATATGGAGACAAATGTGATGGCCACCTTATATTTACTAGAGGCAATGCGAAGCTTGCCGAGCAGTCGGATTCTAGTGGCAGGCTCCAGACTTAAGTTCAAACCGGGTGTGGTGGCTGGGCCACCACACCCGTATAGCCTTAGCAAAACAATAGAAGAGCTGGTGTCCCTCGCATGGGGCACCTTATTTAAACAGCCGATTCTGCTGGCTGAGCCGTGTAATCTGATTGGTCCCGGTCCTTCCACCGGCTTCTGCTCTTTATTAGCACAGCACATTGTTCGAAGTGAAGTCCAGCCAGATGAGGAAATACCTCCATTTAAGCTCTCTTCTCGTTATGCGCTGCGTGATTTTTTAGATGTTAGAGATGCCGTTAGAGCTTATGACTACATTTTGCGTAAAGGTACAAATGGAACCATCTATCGCATCGATTCGGGGAAGCAGCGGGAACTCGGGGAGATCGCGGAGCAGCTGCTCAGTCATTCTGTAGGACCAGTGCCAATGGACTGGGGACCTGCAGATGCTGAACGGGCTATTTCAGAGATCGCAGCCACAGCGGATAAGAAGGTTCATTCAGAAGCATCAACCCCTGAGGCTGATGTGTCTTCACTGGGCTGGCGTCCGGAGATTGGGCTTAGCCAATCGTTAATGGATATTTTGAATTATTACCGAGTTAACGGGGAGGGGAGGTTGTTATGA